A region of Macaca fascicularis isolate 582-1 chromosome Y, T2T-MFA8v1.1 DNA encodes the following proteins:
- the LOC141409553 gene encoding heat shock transcription factor, Y-linked-like isoform X1 gives MEHGSSETQGFSPKDELTVSEASTRSPLCEHTFSGDSDLRSMIEENAFQVLSQGFLLKRPCYTVCVSEPDKDNDFFSLTFPRKLWKIVESDQFKSVSWDENGTCIMINEELFKKEILERKHPYRIFQTDSIRSFVRQLNIYGFSKIRQNFQRSAFLPTFLAEEKESSVLTKLKCYYNPHFKRGCPQLLVRVKRRIDVKNASLTPTLFHEDFNQKHFRAGANMENHNPALAAEVSEESLFATSTNLNMSLTRESSVGKIIASSSDPIISGFLPPSRSTSIGPSEQSATDQRAILNQLSTIHMHSHSTYMQARGRIVNFITTTTSQYHIISPFQNCFLGLTLESPAVPTRYPVVSVNQAPHPNLLPAGNRWLQMSTIADISSSPLSRPATQPSPLDKYHTNYN, from the exons GGGACTCAGACTTAAGGTCAATGATTGAAGAAAATGCTTTTCAGGTTTTGTCGCAAGGATTCTTGTTAAAAAGGCCATGTTACACAGTTTGTGTCTCTGAGCCAGATaaagataatgattttttttctctgacctttcccaggaaactttggaaaatagttgaAAGTGACCAATTCAAGTCTGTTTCATGGGATGAGAATGGAACTTGCATAATGATTAATGAAGAACTCTTCAAGAAAGAAATTTTGGAAAGAAAGCATCCTTACAGAATATTTCAAACTGACAGTATCAGAAGCTTTGTTCGACAGCTCAACATTTATGGATTTAGTAAAATTCGACAGAATTTTCAAAGATCTGCCTTTCTACCCACCTTTCTGGCTGAAGAGAAAGAATCCTCTGTCTTAACCAAG ttaAAGTGCTATTATAATCCACATTTCAAACGTGGCTGTCCCCAACTTTTAGTAAGAGTGAAAAGAAGAATTGATGTTAAAAATGCTTCACTTACACCTACTTTATTCCATGAAGATTTCAACCAGAAGCATTTTAGAGCAGGGGCTAACATGGAGAATCATAATCCTGCCTTAGCTGCCGAAGTTAGTGAAGAAAGTTTATTTGCAACCTCTACAAATTTAAATATGTCTCTAACAAGGGAATCTTCTGTCGGAAAGATAATTGCTAGTTCATCTGACCCAATTATAAGTGGTTTCCTTCCTCCTTCACGTTCAACCTCAATTGGACCATCAGAGCAAAGTGCAACAGATCAACGTGCCATTTTAAATCAATTGAGCACTATTCATATGCACTCTCATAGCACATACATGCAAGCAAGGGGCCGCATTGTGAATTTTATTACAACCACAACTTCTCAATACCACATAATATCTCCCtttcaaaactgttttttggGGCTGACACTAGAATCACCTGCTGTTCCAACAAGATATCCTGTGGTATCAGTCAATCAGGCTCCACATCCTAACCTGCTACCAGCAGGCAACCGGTGGTTGCAAATGTCTACGATAGCTGATATATCATCTAGCCCTCTTTCCAGGCCAGCTACTCAACCATCACCACTGGACAAATATCACACTAATTACAACTGA
- the LOC141409553 gene encoding heat shock transcription factor, Y-linked-like isoform X2 — translation MLFRKLWKIVESDQFKSVSWDENGTCIMINEELFKKEILERKHPYRIFQTDSIRSFVRQLNIYGFSKIRQNFQRSAFLPTFLAEEKESSVLTKLKCYYNPHFKRGCPQLLVRVKRRIDVKNASLTPTLFHEDFNQKHFRAGANMENHNPALAAEVSEESLFATSTNLNMSLTRESSVGKIIASSSDPIISGFLPPSRSTSIGPSEQSATDQRAILNQLSTIHMHSHSTYMQARGRIVNFITTTTSQYHIISPFQNCFLGLTLESPAVPTRYPVVSVNQAPHPNLLPAGNRWLQMSTIADISSSPLSRPATQPSPLDKYHTNYN, via the exons ATGCTTTTCAG gaaactttggaaaatagttgaAAGTGACCAATTCAAGTCTGTTTCATGGGATGAGAATGGAACTTGCATAATGATTAATGAAGAACTCTTCAAGAAAGAAATTTTGGAAAGAAAGCATCCTTACAGAATATTTCAAACTGACAGTATCAGAAGCTTTGTTCGACAGCTCAACATTTATGGATTTAGTAAAATTCGACAGAATTTTCAAAGATCTGCCTTTCTACCCACCTTTCTGGCTGAAGAGAAAGAATCCTCTGTCTTAACCAAG ttaAAGTGCTATTATAATCCACATTTCAAACGTGGCTGTCCCCAACTTTTAGTAAGAGTGAAAAGAAGAATTGATGTTAAAAATGCTTCACTTACACCTACTTTATTCCATGAAGATTTCAACCAGAAGCATTTTAGAGCAGGGGCTAACATGGAGAATCATAATCCTGCCTTAGCTGCCGAAGTTAGTGAAGAAAGTTTATTTGCAACCTCTACAAATTTAAATATGTCTCTAACAAGGGAATCTTCTGTCGGAAAGATAATTGCTAGTTCATCTGACCCAATTATAAGTGGTTTCCTTCCTCCTTCACGTTCAACCTCAATTGGACCATCAGAGCAAAGTGCAACAGATCAACGTGCCATTTTAAATCAATTGAGCACTATTCATATGCACTCTCATAGCACATACATGCAAGCAAGGGGCCGCATTGTGAATTTTATTACAACCACAACTTCTCAATACCACATAATATCTCCCtttcaaaactgttttttggGGCTGACACTAGAATCACCTGCTGTTCCAACAAGATATCCTGTGGTATCAGTCAATCAGGCTCCACATCCTAACCTGCTACCAGCAGGCAACCGGTGGTTGCAAATGTCTACGATAGCTGATATATCATCTAGCCCTCTTTCCAGGCCAGCTACTCAACCATCACCACTGGACAAATATCACACTAATTACAACTGA